In Chitinophaga varians, the following are encoded in one genomic region:
- a CDS encoding diadenylate cyclase encodes MKEVIQFYGYEFRWLNVLDLLIVVFLIIQLYRLLKGSLAFNIFVGLLMVYAAFFLVRALQMPILTSILQNFINVGIIAIIIIFQPEIRKFLLVLGKKTPLSKDSFLTKLFLPDKFKSYKDEENIINEVIVAVSHMQATFTGALIVIATTYRLKFDTASSITIDGNVSAKLIESIFDKHSPLHDGALIIVGNKILAAKVILPVSENPNLPTRVGLRHRSAVGITEHSDNLAIIVSEERGTIAYAQDGNLVTDVSLEDLKVKLYEVLIDGYA; translated from the coding sequence ATGAAGGAAGTAATACAATTTTATGGATATGAGTTTCGCTGGCTGAATGTTTTGGACCTGCTGATCGTAGTTTTTCTGATTATACAGTTATATCGTCTGCTGAAAGGCAGCCTGGCTTTCAATATTTTTGTCGGCCTGCTGATGGTATACGCAGCTTTCTTCCTGGTACGGGCGTTACAGATGCCTATCCTCACCAGTATCCTGCAGAACTTTATCAACGTCGGCATCATTGCCATCATTATTATATTCCAGCCCGAGATCAGGAAGTTTCTGTTGGTGCTGGGCAAAAAAACACCGTTGAGCAAAGACAGCTTTCTGACCAAACTGTTCCTGCCCGACAAGTTCAAAAGCTATAAAGACGAAGAAAATATTATCAACGAGGTGATTGTGGCCGTGAGCCATATGCAGGCCACCTTTACCGGCGCACTGATCGTGATTGCCACCACCTACCGCCTGAAGTTCGATACCGCTTCCAGCATCACCATCGACGGTAACGTCAGCGCCAAGCTCATAGAGAGCATTTTCGACAAACACAGTCCGCTGCACGACGGCGCACTGATCATTGTCGGCAATAAGATCCTGGCTGCCAAGGTGATCCTGCCTGTTTCCGAAAACCCCAACCTGCCTACGCGGGTGGGACTGCGCCACCGTTCGGCCGTGGGGATCACGGAGCACAGTGACAACCTGGCCATTATCGTTTCCGAGGAAAGAGGCACCATCGCCTATGCACAGGACGGCAACCTGGTGACGGATGTTTCGCTGGAAGACCTTAAAGTAAAACTCTACGAGGTGTTGATCGATGGTTATGCGTGA
- a CDS encoding thiol-disulfide oxidoreductase DCC family protein, which produces MDIILFDGVCNLCNGSINFVIRHDRRGHFRFAPLQSDAAATLAATHQIDISQMASFILVQNGKAYTKSTAALRVARQLPFPWKLLYAGIIFPRFIRDGVYNIIARNRYRWFGRKDSCMVPTPEIKERFLDKI; this is translated from the coding sequence ATGGACATTATATTATTTGACGGGGTCTGCAACTTATGTAATGGTAGTATCAATTTTGTGATACGGCACGACCGCCGGGGACATTTCCGGTTTGCGCCGTTACAGTCTGATGCAGCGGCCACGCTGGCAGCCACCCATCAAATAGACATCTCCCAAATGGCGTCTTTTATACTGGTACAAAACGGTAAGGCTTATACGAAAAGTACGGCCGCCCTTCGGGTAGCCAGGCAACTGCCCTTTCCGTGGAAGTTGTTATATGCCGGAATAATCTTTCCCCGCTTTATAAGGGATGGCGTGTATAATATAATTGCGCGTAACCGTTACCGTTGGTTTGGCAGGAAAGACAGCTGCATGGTCCCCACTCCTGAAATTAAGGAGCGGTTCCTGGATAAAATATAA
- a CDS encoding FKBP-type peptidyl-prolyl cis-trans isomerase codes for MKRNNQLLVAAFGLLIASCGTGGVKKTPGGIEYIVHKSGSGAQLKLGDTALMNVTQRINDSILGESRKIVGAAIPVLISKPQNKFDLMEGLALLHEGDSATFVIPWDSLPVNERPPFGKKGDKLKITFAVENKFSASTQKEKDEKAIKEYMEKNKINATKNPDGVYIAIQQEGTGGTPNVGDTVVVHYTGKLTSGKVFDSSQDSTLRPGMPLEPIKFPIGQGFVIKGWDSGLKGLKKGTKATLLIPSTMAYGLQGSPPAIPANSILVFDVQLVDIKPGTPAPAAPAAAAPVPGKK; via the coding sequence ATGAAAAGAAACAATCAGTTATTAGTTGCAGCGTTCGGCTTACTGATAGCCAGCTGCGGAACGGGTGGCGTTAAAAAGACACCAGGCGGTATTGAATATATCGTTCACAAATCCGGCAGCGGAGCACAACTGAAGCTGGGAGATACTGCCCTTATGAATGTGACGCAGCGTATCAACGACTCCATTCTGGGTGAGTCCCGCAAAATCGTTGGTGCTGCAATCCCTGTTCTGATTTCCAAACCACAGAACAAGTTCGACCTGATGGAAGGACTGGCGCTCCTGCATGAAGGTGACAGTGCCACCTTCGTTATTCCCTGGGATTCATTGCCAGTTAACGAACGTCCTCCCTTCGGTAAAAAAGGTGATAAGCTGAAAATCACTTTCGCGGTAGAAAACAAATTCTCTGCTTCTACCCAGAAAGAAAAAGATGAGAAAGCTATCAAGGAATACATGGAGAAAAACAAAATCAACGCTACCAAAAATCCTGACGGCGTATACATCGCTATTCAACAGGAAGGTACCGGTGGAACTCCTAATGTTGGCGATACCGTTGTAGTACACTACACTGGTAAACTGACTTCCGGTAAAGTATTTGACTCCAGCCAGGATTCTACCCTGCGCCCGGGCATGCCTTTAGAGCCTATCAAATTCCCGATCGGCCAGGGCTTCGTCATCAAAGGATGGGACTCCGGTCTGAAAGGCCTGAAAAAAGGTACTAAAGCTACCCTGCTGATCCCTTCTACAATGGCTTACGGTTTACAGGGCAGCCCTCCGGCAATTCCTGCCAACTCTATCCTGGTATTTGATGTACAACTGGTAGACATTAAACCTGGTACCCCTGCGCCTGCCGCTCCTGCTGCAGCAGCTCCGGTTCCTGGTAAAAAATAA
- a CDS encoding DHH family phosphoesterase yields the protein MKPIEEIKPLLEAPKKVVITMHQKPDADAMGSSLALYHYLIQKGHQVTVISPTNFPDFLKWMPGAEGVIDFESSTDKAMEALKDIQLLFCLDFNALYRTKNMAPHLEAVKCTKILIDHHLEPQPDFEYGVSDTSASSTAQLVYETIYKLGDEKLINLDIAQCIYAGTVTDTGSFRFASTTARVHRMVADLMDRGLRHEIIHQEIYDNFLENRLRFLGHSLLNRMEVFYEYNTAMLAIPYSDLKRFDLQTGDTEGLVNFLLSIQGIKMAALIIDRNSEVKLSFRSKGNFDVNTFARRYFEGGGHFNASGGRSTDSLEKTVNRFIKAVEENETLLQ from the coding sequence ATGAAGCCGATCGAGGAAATTAAACCTTTACTGGAAGCGCCGAAGAAAGTGGTGATCACAATGCATCAGAAACCGGATGCAGATGCCATGGGGTCTTCACTGGCACTATACCATTATCTGATTCAGAAAGGCCACCAGGTAACGGTCATTTCTCCAACTAATTTCCCGGACTTCTTAAAATGGATGCCAGGAGCGGAGGGTGTGATTGATTTTGAATCTTCTACAGACAAGGCGATGGAGGCACTGAAAGATATACAACTGCTTTTCTGCCTCGATTTCAACGCTTTGTACCGTACCAAGAACATGGCGCCGCATCTGGAAGCCGTTAAATGCACCAAAATACTGATCGATCACCACCTGGAACCGCAGCCGGACTTTGAGTATGGGGTAAGCGACACTTCGGCCAGCTCTACGGCGCAACTGGTGTACGAAACGATCTATAAGCTGGGCGATGAAAAGCTCATTAACCTGGACATTGCCCAATGCATATATGCCGGTACGGTCACAGATACCGGTTCGTTCCGTTTTGCGTCCACTACCGCCCGGGTTCACCGGATGGTGGCAGACCTGATGGACAGAGGACTACGTCACGAGATCATCCACCAGGAGATCTATGACAATTTCCTGGAGAACCGTCTCCGCTTCCTCGGGCACAGCCTGTTGAACCGCATGGAGGTGTTCTATGAGTATAATACGGCTATGCTGGCCATTCCCTATTCCGACCTGAAGCGTTTCGACCTCCAGACCGGCGATACAGAAGGGCTGGTCAACTTCCTGCTGTCTATCCAGGGCATTAAGATGGCCGCATTGATCATCGACCGTAATTCAGAAGTGAAGCTGTCATTCCGTTCCAAAGGTAATTTTGACGTGAATACCTTCGCCCGCAGGTATTTTGAAGGAGGAGGACATTTCAACGCCTCCGGAGGAAGAAGCACCGATTCCCTGGAAAAAACAGTCAACCGGTTCATCAAGGCAGTGGAAGAAAACGAAACGCTTTTACAATAA
- a CDS encoding nucleoside-diphosphate kinase, giving the protein MSNRTFTMIKPDAVANGHIGGILNMINAAGFRIVAMKMTQLSAAKAGEFYAVHKERPFYGELVEFMSSGHIVAAILEKDNAVEDFRKLIGATNPANAEEGTIRKKYAESIGRNAVHGSDSDENAAIEGDFFFSGLEKF; this is encoded by the coding sequence ATGAGCAACAGAACATTTACAATGATTAAGCCTGATGCGGTAGCAAACGGGCATATTGGTGGCATCCTGAACATGATCAATGCCGCAGGTTTCCGCATCGTAGCCATGAAAATGACACAGCTGTCTGCAGCCAAAGCGGGTGAATTTTATGCAGTGCATAAAGAAAGACCTTTCTACGGCGAACTGGTAGAATTCATGAGCAGCGGCCACATTGTAGCAGCTATCCTGGAAAAAGACAATGCAGTAGAAGATTTCCGTAAACTGATCGGCGCTACCAACCCTGCCAACGCAGAAGAAGGTACCATCCGTAAAAAATACGCTGAGTCTATCGGCCGTAACGCTGTTCACGGTTCTGACTCTGATGAGAATGCTGCCATCGAAGGAGATTTCTTCTTCAGCGGCCTTGAAAAATTCTAA
- a CDS encoding pyruvate carboxylase, with the protein MSAPAFRKINKLLVANRGEIAVRVLRAAAELRIRTIAVFTYEDRYSLHRYKADEAYQIGRDDEPLKPYLDIEAIINLAKTQQVDAIHPGYGFLSENVQFARRCREEGIIFVGPAPEVMAQLGDKVAAKVIAREAEVPLIADSQVRLTDVSIVLAEAKRIGFPVMLKAAAGGGGRGMRMVAEESALERAFLEARSEAAKAFGDDTIFIEKFIEDPKHIEVQLMGDRHGNIVHLYERDCSVQRRFQKVVEIAPSPNLPQHTRDKLYEYALRLAHKVGFDNVGTVEFLVDRSHHIYFIEVNPRIQVEHTVTEEVTGIDIVRSQILIAQGHRLSDPEIFLKGQEDVRLNGFAIQCRITTEDPENNFKPDYGTVIAYRNAGGFGIRLDEGSTYSGVKISPFFDSMLVKVTAWGRTLSGASSRLHRTLREFRIRGVKTNIRFLENVITNDVFRKGNCTVAFIDQHPELFKLSQIRDRGTKTLMYLADVTVNGHPDVKGKAENKTFRTPEIPAYASLQPYPAGMKDRLEQMGREGFTHWLREEKPVYYTDTTFRDAHQSLLATRVRTKDMLAVAEGYAKNNPEIFSMEVWGGATFDVAMRFLHECPWRRLQLLRKAMPNMLLQMLFRGANAVGYSAYPENLIATFIEKAAENGIDVFRIFDSLNWVEAMAPSIRFVRERTNAIAQAAISYTGDVLRADNNKYTLQYYTDLARRLEDAGAHMLAVKDMAGLLKPEAASVLIGALRDAVKLPIVLHTHDTAGIQAATYLKAIEAGVNVVDTAIASLSGLTSQPNLNSLVAIMDGHPRGRKMNLASLNEHSNYWEDVREFYYPFESDMKAGTAQIYENEIPGGQYSNLRQQAESLGLGDKLEQIKRNYAVVNQLFGDIVKVTPSSKVVGDMALFMTSNQLTAADVLDGSRNLAFPASVKGFFRGELGVPFGGFPAELQRIVLKGEKPIAGNPNAQLPPVDFEADFAAFQTKYPHAEFLDYLSYQMFPKVFDEYYQHAMIFGNVEAIPTPAFFYGLKQGEEILITLSKGKTIIVKLLYVLPADEHGMRTVVFELNGYARRVQVRDHAVKSVAVENRKVVDAVVEIGAPLPGRLSRVLVEAGAVVTPNMPLFIIEAMKMETTVTATRNGSVKAVLLGEGSMVQQDDLVVEMEKQASV; encoded by the coding sequence ATGTCTGCCCCCGCTTTTAGAAAAATAAACAAACTATTGGTGGCCAACCGTGGCGAAATCGCTGTACGGGTACTGAGGGCCGCCGCTGAGCTACGCATCCGGACTATCGCCGTATTTACGTATGAAGACCGCTATTCGCTGCATCGCTATAAAGCGGACGAAGCCTATCAGATAGGTCGCGATGATGAACCGCTGAAGCCATACCTGGACATCGAAGCCATCATCAACCTGGCGAAGACACAACAGGTGGACGCCATCCATCCGGGCTACGGTTTCCTCAGTGAAAACGTACAGTTCGCCCGCCGTTGCCGCGAAGAAGGCATCATCTTCGTCGGCCCCGCGCCGGAAGTCATGGCGCAGCTGGGCGATAAGGTCGCCGCAAAAGTGATCGCTAGGGAGGCGGAAGTACCGTTGATTGCCGACAGCCAGGTGCGACTGACGGATGTGAGCATCGTTTTAGCGGAAGCAAAACGTATAGGCTTTCCGGTGATGCTGAAAGCCGCCGCCGGCGGCGGTGGCCGCGGAATGCGCATGGTGGCCGAAGAATCGGCCCTGGAAAGGGCTTTCCTGGAGGCGCGCAGCGAAGCAGCCAAAGCTTTCGGCGATGATACCATCTTCATTGAGAAATTCATCGAAGACCCTAAACATATTGAAGTACAACTGATGGGTGACAGGCACGGCAACATTGTGCATCTCTATGAACGGGACTGCTCCGTGCAACGGCGGTTCCAGAAAGTGGTGGAGATTGCCCCGTCGCCCAATCTGCCCCAACATACCCGCGATAAATTATATGAGTACGCCCTGCGCCTCGCACATAAAGTAGGGTTCGACAATGTAGGCACAGTGGAATTCCTGGTAGACAGGTCCCACCATATCTATTTTATAGAAGTCAATCCCCGTATCCAGGTAGAGCATACCGTTACCGAAGAGGTGACCGGCATCGATATCGTCCGCTCGCAGATACTGATAGCGCAGGGGCACCGGCTGTCCGACCCCGAGATATTCCTGAAAGGCCAGGAAGACGTGCGGCTCAACGGTTTTGCCATCCAGTGCCGTATCACCACAGAAGACCCGGAAAACAATTTTAAGCCTGACTACGGCACCGTGATCGCTTACCGCAATGCCGGTGGTTTTGGGATACGGCTGGATGAAGGCAGCACTTACTCAGGCGTAAAGATTTCGCCCTTCTTCGATTCCATGCTGGTAAAGGTGACGGCCTGGGGCCGCACGCTGTCTGGCGCTTCCAGCCGCCTGCACCGCACGCTGCGGGAATTCCGCATCAGAGGGGTGAAAACCAATATCCGTTTCCTTGAAAATGTGATCACCAATGACGTCTTCAGGAAAGGCAACTGTACCGTTGCTTTCATTGACCAGCACCCTGAATTGTTTAAGTTGTCACAGATACGGGACCGGGGCACGAAAACCCTGATGTACCTGGCTGATGTGACGGTGAACGGGCACCCGGACGTAAAAGGCAAAGCGGAGAACAAGACGTTCCGTACGCCTGAGATCCCGGCGTATGCATCGTTGCAGCCGTACCCGGCCGGCATGAAGGACCGGCTGGAGCAAATGGGAAGGGAAGGGTTTACACACTGGCTGAGGGAAGAGAAGCCGGTCTATTATACAGACACCACTTTCCGGGACGCGCACCAGAGTTTGCTGGCCACCCGTGTGCGTACCAAAGACATGCTTGCCGTGGCCGAAGGGTACGCCAAAAACAATCCGGAGATATTCTCCATGGAAGTATGGGGAGGGGCCACCTTTGATGTGGCCATGCGTTTTCTGCATGAGTGCCCGTGGCGGCGGCTGCAACTGTTGCGTAAAGCCATGCCCAACATGCTGCTACAGATGCTGTTCCGTGGAGCTAACGCTGTCGGCTACTCGGCATATCCCGAAAATCTCATCGCTACATTTATAGAAAAGGCGGCAGAGAACGGGATCGACGTGTTCCGCATTTTCGACTCGCTCAACTGGGTAGAGGCCATGGCGCCGAGTATCCGGTTTGTACGGGAACGCACCAACGCTATTGCGCAGGCGGCCATCAGCTATACCGGTGATGTGCTGCGGGCAGATAACAATAAATATACCCTTCAGTATTATACAGACCTGGCGCGCCGCCTGGAAGACGCCGGCGCGCATATGCTGGCGGTGAAGGACATGGCCGGGCTGCTGAAGCCGGAAGCGGCGTCAGTCCTGATCGGCGCGCTTCGTGACGCCGTGAAACTGCCTATTGTGCTGCATACGCACGATACTGCCGGGATACAGGCGGCCACCTACCTTAAAGCTATTGAAGCTGGGGTGAATGTGGTGGACACGGCGATAGCCTCGCTCAGCGGGCTTACGTCACAGCCCAACCTTAACTCGTTGGTGGCTATTATGGACGGGCATCCGCGCGGGCGGAAGATGAACCTCGCTTCGCTGAACGAGCATAGCAACTATTGGGAAGATGTAAGGGAGTTCTATTATCCGTTTGAGTCGGACATGAAGGCCGGCACAGCGCAGATATATGAAAATGAGATCCCCGGCGGACAGTATTCCAACCTGCGGCAACAGGCGGAGTCACTGGGGCTGGGAGATAAACTGGAACAGATCAAGCGGAACTATGCCGTGGTGAACCAGCTCTTTGGCGATATTGTGAAAGTCACGCCCAGTTCCAAGGTAGTGGGTGATATGGCTTTGTTCATGACCAGCAATCAGTTAACAGCCGCTGATGTGCTGGATGGTTCGCGTAACCTGGCTTTCCCTGCTTCCGTGAAAGGTTTTTTCAGGGGGGAACTGGGCGTGCCTTTTGGTGGTTTCCCTGCTGAGCTGCAACGGATTGTGCTGAAAGGAGAAAAGCCGATAGCCGGTAATCCCAATGCGCAGTTACCGCCCGTGGATTTTGAGGCCGACTTTGCAGCCTTTCAAACGAAGTACCCGCATGCTGAGTTCCTGGACTATCTCAGTTACCAGATGTTCCCGAAGGTGTTCGATGAGTACTATCAGCATGCGATGATCTTTGGTAACGTGGAGGCTATTCCCACGCCGGCGTTTTTTTATGGGCTGAAGCAGGGGGAAGAGATACTGATCACGCTGAGCAAGGGCAAGACAATCATTGTGAAGCTGCTGTATGTGTTGCCGGCCGATGAGCACGGGATGCGGACGGTGGTGTTTGAGCTGAACGGTTATGCCCGTCGTGTCCAGGTGAGGGACCATGCGGTGAAGAGCGTGGCAGTGGAGAACCGGAAGGTGGTGGACGCCGTAGTGGAAATCGGGGCGCCGTTGCCGGGCAGGTTGTCCCGGGTGCTGGTAGAAGCCGGAGCTGTGGTGACACCCAATATGCCGTTATTTATCATCGAGGCAATGAAGATGGAAACAACGGTAACGGCTACCCGAAACGGGAGCGTCAAGGCTGTGCTGTTAGGGGAGGGAAGTATGGTGCAGCAGGATGATTTGGTAGTGGAAATGGAAAAACAGGCTTCTGTTTAA
- the xerD gene encoding site-specific tyrosine recombinase XerD → MPSIMWESFRKLFKGYMKLERSLSDNSVEAYLRDVEKLEQYLQAHGGEKLRPQDVTLSDLQGCIQWVSKLGMTPASQARTISGIKAFYKFLLLEDMTQDDPTQLLEAPKLQRKLPDVLSFEEIEKIIAQVDLSTAEGHRNKAILETMYSCGLRVSEVTNLQITQLHMDVGFVRVVGKGNKERMVPIGRDAMRHIDVYRRNVRIHLPVKHGEEDTLFLNRRGGPLSRVMIFLVIKELTKLAGIEKNVSPHTFRHSFATHLVEGGADLRAVQQMLGHESISTTEIYTHLDREYLRDTLSRFHPRF, encoded by the coding sequence TTGCCTTCAATTATGTGGGAATCATTCCGGAAACTATTCAAAGGATATATGAAGCTGGAGCGGTCGCTGTCGGACAATTCCGTAGAGGCCTATCTGCGTGATGTAGAGAAGCTCGAGCAATATCTCCAGGCACACGGCGGCGAGAAACTGCGGCCACAGGACGTGACGCTGTCCGATCTACAAGGCTGCATACAGTGGGTGTCCAAACTGGGCATGACACCGGCCTCCCAGGCACGGACCATTTCCGGCATCAAAGCGTTTTACAAGTTCCTGCTGCTGGAAGACATGACGCAGGACGACCCGACACAACTGCTGGAAGCTCCCAAGCTGCAGCGCAAGCTGCCAGACGTGCTGAGCTTTGAAGAGATAGAAAAAATCATTGCACAGGTAGACCTCAGCACGGCCGAAGGGCACCGCAACAAAGCCATCCTCGAAACCATGTACAGCTGCGGCCTGCGTGTCAGTGAGGTCACTAATTTACAGATCACCCAGCTGCATATGGACGTAGGTTTTGTGCGGGTGGTGGGTAAGGGCAATAAAGAAAGGATGGTGCCTATCGGCCGGGACGCCATGCGGCATATTGATGTGTACCGGCGCAATGTACGTATACACCTGCCCGTTAAACACGGGGAAGAAGATACCCTGTTCCTCAACCGCCGTGGCGGGCCGCTCAGCCGTGTGATGATTTTTCTCGTGATCAAGGAACTGACCAAACTGGCAGGCATCGAAAAGAACGTGTCGCCACATACGTTCAGGCATTCTTTTGCCACGCACCTGGTGGAAGGCGGGGCCGATCTGAGGGCCGTACAACAAATGCTCGGACATGAAAGCATTTCCACCACAGAGATTTATACCCATCTGGACAGGGAATACCTGCGCGACACCCTCTCCCGTTTTCATCCCCGGTTTTAA
- a CDS encoding sensor histidine kinase has protein sequence MQTIDIIVIGTTVMLILGVIVILLVMFQQKQVIQHKLLIRDKDLQLQRERLVAVLQGQEQERKRIAEDLHDEVGAQLSVLKLSIGGLMPLLKTGNGEAERLKETKDFTDIIIQQLRFISQSLHPQALENLGLAHALDSFCSLMNKNKAVKILFRVTDNPQPVDKEKALNVYRVVQELINNILKHAAATEVTITYQTTPSLLTITVADNGNGLLLPSLDANKKKTGSLGLKNIESRLNIIGGNITFAAGDPIGTLATITVENYQV, from the coding sequence ATGCAGACAATTGATATTATTGTAATTGGTACTACAGTAATGTTAATCCTTGGAGTGATCGTGATTTTGCTCGTGATGTTCCAACAGAAACAGGTTATACAACACAAGCTACTGATCAGGGACAAAGATCTGCAACTGCAACGGGAACGACTGGTGGCTGTGTTACAGGGCCAGGAACAGGAACGCAAACGTATTGCCGAAGATCTGCACGATGAAGTAGGCGCGCAGCTGTCTGTGCTGAAACTCAGTATCGGCGGACTGATGCCGTTGCTGAAAACCGGCAACGGGGAAGCTGAAAGGCTGAAGGAAACCAAAGACTTTACGGACATTATTATACAACAACTCCGGTTCATCTCCCAAAGCCTGCACCCCCAGGCGCTGGAAAACCTTGGCCTGGCCCATGCGCTGGATTCCTTCTGCAGCCTTATGAACAAAAACAAGGCGGTAAAAATACTCTTCCGGGTAACAGACAACCCTCAGCCTGTAGACAAGGAAAAAGCACTGAACGTATACCGCGTGGTGCAGGAACTGATCAACAATATCCTGAAACATGCAGCGGCAACAGAGGTGACCATCACTTACCAGACCACCCCCTCCCTGCTGACGATCACTGTTGCAGACAACGGCAACGGGCTGCTGCTGCCTTCACTGGATGCCAACAAAAAGAAAACAGGAAGCCTGGGCCTCAAAAACATCGAGAGCCGCCTCAATATAATCGGCGGAAATATTACCTTCGCCGCGGGCGATCCAATTGGCACACTCGCTACCATTACCGTAGAAAATTATCAGGTTTAG
- a CDS encoding response regulator transcription factor, whose amino-acid sequence MAHIKVAIADDHKIFRSGVINTLVPYDNIRFVFEADDGLHLLQHMEQQQPDVILMDLKMPNMDGIEATIKVKEKYPDVKVIILTMYEDDNFIVHLVENGANAYLLKNADPEEIYEAICTTYEKGFYFNENVNLALLKKVLHKNKQQFKPTLKNEIQLNDREQEVLKLICQELTTQEISEQIFLSPRTVEGIRQKLLEKLNVKNSVGLVLYAFRNGLIE is encoded by the coding sequence ATGGCACACATAAAAGTGGCTATTGCTGACGATCATAAGATCTTCCGCAGTGGAGTGATCAACACGCTGGTACCCTATGACAACATCCGCTTTGTATTTGAAGCGGATGATGGCCTGCACCTGTTGCAGCATATGGAACAGCAACAACCCGACGTAATTCTGATGGACCTTAAAATGCCCAACATGGACGGCATTGAGGCCACCATTAAAGTGAAGGAGAAGTACCCTGACGTGAAAGTAATTATCCTCACCATGTATGAGGACGACAACTTCATCGTTCACCTCGTGGAAAACGGCGCCAACGCCTACCTGCTGAAAAATGCAGACCCGGAAGAAATCTATGAAGCCATCTGCACGACTTATGAGAAAGGCTTCTATTTTAATGAAAACGTAAACCTGGCTTTATTAAAGAAAGTTCTACACAAAAATAAACAACAATTTAAGCCTACACTTAAAAACGAAATACAGCTCAACGACCGTGAGCAGGAAGTGCTGAAACTCATCTGCCAGGAGCTGACCACACAGGAAATATCTGAACAGATATTCCTCAGCCCACGTACTGTAGAAGGTATCCGTCAAAAGCTGCTGGAAAAACTGAACGTCAAAAACAGCGTGGGCCTGGTATTATATGCGTTCCGTAATGGACTCATCGAATAA
- a CDS encoding DUF2911 domain-containing protein yields MKTVRNFTASAAAMLLLYAGASVAQGIKMPAPSPGQTVKQDFALSSVELNYSRPVKKGRVIMGDIVPYNKVWRTGANSPTVITFGEDVSFGGKPVKAGKYGLLTIPGAQQWTVILTSSLDVNSPSLYKQENDVARVQVKPVAQAAQESFTIGFEDVKESSMNLVISWDKVKVPVAITADIQNKVLGQIDAAMAAPGDKKPYFQSAVYYLEHDLDINKAKTWIDAAAAQSPDAFWVWHQKAKIYAKAKDKAAAKEAALKSIELAKAAKNDDYVALNNKLLATLK; encoded by the coding sequence ATGAAAACTGTAAGGAACTTCACCGCATCAGCCGCTGCCATGCTGCTGTTATATGCCGGTGCCTCTGTAGCACAGGGTATTAAGATGCCGGCTCCGAGCCCCGGCCAGACTGTAAAACAAGACTTCGCCCTCTCCAGCGTGGAACTCAACTATTCCCGCCCCGTGAAAAAAGGCAGGGTGATCATGGGCGATATCGTTCCCTATAACAAAGTATGGAGAACAGGCGCTAACTCCCCCACCGTTATCACTTTCGGCGAAGATGTAAGCTTCGGCGGCAAACCGGTGAAAGCCGGCAAATACGGCCTGCTCACCATTCCGGGTGCACAACAGTGGACCGTTATCCTCACCAGCAGCCTGGATGTGAACAGCCCGTCGCTGTACAAACAGGAAAACGACGTAGCCCGTGTACAGGTTAAACCAGTAGCACAAGCCGCGCAGGAAAGCTTTACCATCGGTTTTGAAGATGTGAAAGAATCTTCCATGAACCTGGTGATCAGCTGGGACAAAGTAAAAGTACCTGTTGCCATCACTGCTGATATCCAGAACAAAGTGCTGGGCCAGATCGATGCTGCGATGGCTGCTCCCGGCGATAAAAAACCCTACTTCCAGTCAGCCGTTTATTACCTCGAGCACGACCTGGACATCAACAAAGCCAAAACATGGATAGATGCAGCTGCTGCCCAAAGCCCTGATGCGTTCTGGGTTTGGCATCAGAAAGCAAAAATCTACGCGAAAGCGAAAGACAAAGCTGCTGCTAAAGAAGCTGCTCTGAAATCCATAGAGCTGGCTAAAGCTGCGAAGAACGATGACTACGTAGCGCTGAACAACAAACTGCTGGCCACACTGAAATAA